Genomic window (Acidobacteriota bacterium):
CGTCTGTGACCTCAACGAGGCGCCGCCCGTTTGTGAGCCGGCCGGAATCTGCGGAAACGGCACCGTGGAAGGGGGCGAGTCCTGTGACGACGGCGGGACGGCTACAGGCGATGGCTGCGATGCGAGTTGCCTCGTCGAGGATGGCTCGGGCTGCACTGCGGGAGCGGATTGCGCGAGTGGTGTCTGTGACCTGAACGAGGCGCCGCCGGTCTGCGAGCCGGCCGACACCTGCGGAAACGGCACCGTAGAGGCCGGTGAGGCCTGCGACGATGGCAACACGGACAACAGCGACGGTTGCAACAGCATTTGCCTCCTCGAAGAAGGCTCGGGCTGCACGCTCGGCTCCGAGTGCGCGACCGGCCAATGCGATGCTGGCGGATTGGGCTGCGTCGTCTGCTTCGATGACCAGGTGGGCATCGCCGTTGATGCGGGCTGCGGGGGCGTTGCGCCGTACTGCGATGCGAGCGGCGTTTTTCCGTTCTGCATTGCGGGCTGCGCGGACGACGGCTCGGGCGCAACCGATGTCGGCTGCTCGGGCAGCGACAATGCCTGCGACGAGAGCGGCAGCAACCCGGTCTGTGTGGATTGCACCGAGACTGCCGACTGCGCCTTTGGCGACGCGTGCAACGTCGCGACCAACCTCTGTGTCGCGGGCTGTTTCGACGACACCGATTGTAGGGATGCCGGGGCGCCGGTCTGCGATACGTCGCAGTCGAGCCCGGGTGCATGCGTCACCTGCGTGAACGATCAGGCCGGCGCGAACGCCGATGAAGGCTGCACCAACCCGGCGCTGCCGGTTTGTAACGGCGCGACTGGCGAGGCCGGCACCACATGTGTGTTCTGCCTCGACGACATGAGCGGCGGCGCGATGGACACCGGTTGCACGATGGCGGGGATGGCCCTTTGCGACACCTCGGTCGCCGGCGGCGCATGCGTGGAGTGTCTCTCGGACGATGACTGCCCCGGGCTGCAGGTCTGCACGGACGACGATGCCTGTGACTACCCGGATAGCGATGGTGACGGCATCCGTGATGACGTCGATGTCGACGACGACGGCGACGGCATTTCCGACACCGAAGAAGGCAGCGGCACCGACTGGTCCGCGGACCAAGATGGAGACGGGGTTCCCGATTACGCGGATCCAGATGAGGTGACCTGTGCGGACGCGGAGCCGGACGGGATCTGCGACTCCCTTCCCACGGAGGTGGATGCGGATGGCGATGGCCTGCCGAACCACTTGGACCTGGATAGCGACGCGGACGGCCTGCCGGATACCACCGAAGCGCACGACGCGGATGGGGACGGCATCGCGGACTCCGTGGCGGTGGGCAACGATGACGACGGCGACGGCCTCGACGACGCCTTCGACGCGGATTGCGCCGGCATGCCCGGAGCCTGCGCCGCGGACGGAATCGTGGCGCCCGTCGCGGATAGTGATGGGGACGGCGCTCCGGACTACCTGGATGCCGACAGCGACAACGACGGCCTACTCGACCGCGTGGAAGCCTTCGACGGAGACGGCGATGGGCAGCCCGAAACGGTTCCGAGCGGCGTCGATGCCGATGAGGACGGCCTCGACGACGCGTTCGACATCGATCAAGGCGGGATCGGCGCAACGGGTCAGGATCGCGACGACGACGGTCGACCCGACTACATCGATCAGGACAGCGACGGGGATGGAATCGCGGATCGCGACGAGTGCGCCGACCCGACCGCTTGCGCGGATTCAGACGGCGACGGCGCCCCCGATTTTCTCGATACGGACTCCGATGACGACGGCATCCCGGATGCGATCGAAGGTCACGATGCAGATGGCGACGGCGTGCCGGACTTCCTGCCGCTTGGCATGGATGAAGACGAGGACGGGCTCGACGACGCCTACGACATCGACATGGCCGGTGGCGTTCCCGCGCCGCTGCCCGACTTCGACGGTGATGGCATACCCGACTACAGCGACTCCGACGACGACGGGGATGGTGTGGGGACGGCCTTCGAATGCCCGGATGCGCTTGCCGGATGTCCGGACAGCGACTCCGATGGCATACCCGACCACCTGGATCCGGACACCATTCCTCCCGACAGCGATGGAGATGGAATTCCTGACGAGGTCGAATGCGCAGGCGACGTGCCTGGCTGCGTCGACACCGATGGGGACGGGGACCCGGATCACATGGACCCCGATGACGACGACGACGGGATTCCCACCTCGACCGAATGCGGCGTCGATCCCGACGCGTGTGACGCGGACGGGGACGGCGTTCCAAACCATCGTGACATCGACAGCGACGGGGACGGAATCACCGATACGGTGGAGTGCAGCGCTCCTGCAAGCTGTTCGGATTCGGATTCGGATGGCAGCGCCGACTACCTCGACGAGGACGCGGACGGGGACGGCATCGTCGACCTGGTCGAAGGCCACGATGCGGATATGAACGGCGTCCCAGACACGGTGCCACTCGGCGTGGACACCGACGGTGACGGCCTCGACGACGCGTTCGACACCGATGACGGCGGCACCGAGGCGCAGACGCAAGACACGGATGGGGATACCATTCCGGACTTCCAGGACCCGGACGACGACGGTGACGGTGTGGATACCGTCTTCGAGTGCGCTGACCCGGGCGCAGGTTGCCCCGACGGCGACGGCGACGGCACGCCTGACTCCCTCGATCTCGACAACACGCCGCTCGACACCGACGGCGACGGGATTCCCGACGTCGTAGAGTGTCCGGCACCGGGCGACCCAGTGGCCGACCCCTCGGGCTGTCCCGACACGGACGGTGATGGAGAGCCGAACTTCAACGACCCGGACGACGACGACGACGGCATCGACACCGCCGACGAGAACTACGACGGGGACAATGACCCGACGAACGAGGACTCGGACCGTGACGGCACGCCTGACTATCTCGATCCCGATGATGACGACGACGGGGTTCTGACCGTCGATGAGTGTCCGGACTTCGGCGCGGGCTGCTCGGACAGCGACGGTGACGGACGGCCGGACTACCTCGACGTTTGCGGCGATGACAGGGTCAGCGTGATCGACCTCGCTTCCGGCTGGGAGGAGTGCGACGACGGCAATGCGGTCGATGGCGATGGCTGCAACGCCAGCTGCCGCGTCGAAGCCGACGTGCCGGATTCCGACGGTGATGGGATTCCCGACACCGTGGAGTGCCCGCCGCCCGGAAACCCGGCGCAACCCGCGACTTGTGAGGACTCCGATGGCGACGGCACGCCGGACTTCGAAGACGAGGACGATGACGGCGACGGCGTCAACACCGCAGACGAGAGCCCCGATGGGGATTCGGACCCAACGGACGACGACACCGATGGCGATGGCACGCCCAACTACCTCGACGAGGATGATGACGGCGACGGCATCGACACGGCCGACGAGATCGCGGGATCGAACGCGACCGGCAACGACGACCCGGACGGTGACGGACTGGTCAACTGGCTCGACACGGACAGCGACGGCGATGGCGTCGATGACGGCGACGAGGCGGGCGACGAGAACGGCAACGGCATTCCGGACTACTTGGAAGACCTCGACGAAGCGCAGGATACGGGCCGTTTGATTCTTCAAGGCGGGCGCGGCGTCGGCTGCACGGTCGGGACGCCAGGCCAAGGCGGACCGAGCGGCGCTCTTCTACTACTGATGCTTGGTTTTGGCTTGGGGATTCGCCGCTATCGGCGCAACTAGCGGCTGAGACTTGCTTGCTGCACGCCGGGTGGATCAGCCGATCCACCCGGCGTTTTACTTGGCGAGGCCGTCCAGGGTTTGGTTTTGGCCACGTAGAGGCTATGGTCGCGGTCCGTCTTGTTTCAGCGAGGTAGCCCGTGATGCGACGACTTTCTCTTTTTCTTCTGGTGCTTGGTCTTTTCACCGTTGGTTGCAGTAGCAGCGACAGCAGCGGCGCGGGGGGCACCACCGGCGACCTCGAATGGCCGCCCGACGCGACGGTCTACTTCGACGAACACCGCGTCTTCAACGCCGACTGTGCCACCGACGAAGACTGCACCATGGCGCTGGGGTACTACCACGCGTTCGATCGCTTCATTCAGATGGACTTCCGGCGCCGTTTCACGACGGGGCGACTTGCTGACATCTTGCCGAAATCCCTAGCCGGCTTGTTGGCAGACAACTTCGCGAACCTCCGCGCGACGTTCTCGACGCGTGACGGCGTACCTACCGAAGAGTTTCTCTACGAGCAAGCGACACCCAAGGCAAAAGCGATGCTCGACGCCTACACGGTCGGCGTCAACAAGTGGATCGCGGACATGAAGAATGGCGAGAACGGAGCCACGTTTCCTCGCGAGTTCACCGACCCAGCCTTCGACTACGGTCCCGAGAATGTACCCGACTGGACTCCCCAAGACAGCGTGGCGACGGTCATTGCGCTGGCGAACGAGCTCACCAACGATGCATCGGCTCAGGCCGCCGCGGGCGCCGCTCGCGAAGCGATCAACGATGACGCGAAGTTCACAGACCTCTGGGGCCGGCGACCCCTGGAGGATTCGGCGATCTCACCGCCCGACTGGGTCCCTCCATCCCCGGCATTGGCGGCAGCGGACAAGCTCTCCGTTCCGCCGATGCTCGCACGCCTGACCCTTCGTGAGCGGATCAACACCGCACCCGTCATTCGGCAGCTGAATGAGCAACTCCAGCGAATCGGCGACCTCGAGTCTTTGGTCCTCGGGTCGGGTGCGATTGGCGATCAAATCGGCTCGAACAACTGGGTCGTTGGGCCCTCGCTCACGACCGGCGGCAATGCGCTACTATCGAACGACCCACACTTGGGAATGACGCAGCCAGCGACGTGGTACTTGGCACACCTGGATGCGAAGACGCACGGACGCGGCGACATTCACGTGGCTGGCATTACGTTCGCGGGCATCCCCTGGCCCCTCCTCGCGCACAACGAGGACATCGCGTGGGGCGCGACCACCACGGTCATGGACTTCAGTGACCTTTACATCGAAACGCTGGTAAAGGACGGCGACGGCAACGCGACAGGGGTCATGTTCAAGGGCGAGGAAGTCCCGTTTGTGCGTCGCACGTTCACCGTGGAGTTTAGTGACGGTAGCACCGAGGACCGGGAGCTCTTGTTCGTGCCTCATCACGGGCCGGTCCGCGAGATCGACATGGACAACAACACCGCGGTCACGCTGCGCTGGACGGGGAACGACATCGACACGGATATCAATTTGTTCGCCGAGCTCGCGATGGCGACCAACATCGAAGAGGCGAAGCTGGCTGTTTCAAATGGCACCACTGTCGGGCAGAACTGGGTCGTTATCGATTCGCAAAACAACATCGGATGGTTCCCATACAACCGATTACCAAAGCGCACTTGGGCCACCAACCTCGCTGGCGACGCTCCTCCCTGGCTTCCCCTCGATGGCAGCGGCGACTACGAATGGGAGGAGTACTTCGCGCTCGAGGAGCTTCCACAAGCGATGAATCCCGAGTCGGGCTACATCGCAACCGCCAACAACGACATGACCGGTGCGCTCTTCGATGGCGATCCGACTACGCTGGTCAATGGCACCCCGCATCCGCCGTATCAAGTGGCCGCTGCTGCTGGTTTCCGGCATTCTCGGATCGTTGACCTGATTGAAGGCATCGGGGACCAACACACACGCGCGACGATGGACCAAATCGTCAGTGACGTGCACTCGCTCATCGGTGAGCGAATGCGTCCCGGCATCCTGGCGATCGCCAACGATGGACAGACCACCCCCGGCCTGGGCGGCGCCAAGGTCATCAGTGCTCTCGAGAACTGGGATTTCACCTGTCCCACTGGTCTCGACGGGACCGACTCCGAGAACTCCCCTCTGTCCTCTGATTCAGGCGAGCTCTTGGCTGCATCCGGGTGCG
Coding sequences:
- a CDS encoding penicillin acylase family protein, with product MRRLSLFLLVLGLFTVGCSSSDSSGAGGTTGDLEWPPDATVYFDEHRVFNADCATDEDCTMALGYYHAFDRFIQMDFRRRFTTGRLADILPKSLAGLLADNFANLRATFSTRDGVPTEEFLYEQATPKAKAMLDAYTVGVNKWIADMKNGENGATFPREFTDPAFDYGPENVPDWTPQDSVATVIALANELTNDASAQAAAGAAREAINDDAKFTDLWGRRPLEDSAISPPDWVPPSPALAAADKLSVPPMLARLTLRERINTAPVIRQLNEQLQRIGDLESLVLGSGAIGDQIGSNNWVVGPSLTTGGNALLSNDPHLGMTQPATWYLAHLDAKTHGRGDIHVAGITFAGIPWPLLAHNEDIAWGATTTVMDFSDLYIETLVKDGDGNATGVMFKGEEVPFVRRTFTVEFSDGSTEDRELLFVPHHGPVREIDMDNNTAVTLRWTGNDIDTDINLFAELAMATNIEEAKLAVSNGTTVGQNWVVIDSQNNIGWFPYNRLPKRTWATNLAGDAPPWLPLDGSGDYEWEEYFALEELPQAMNPESGYIATANNDMTGALFDGDPTTLVNGTPHPPYQVAAAAGFRHSRIVDLIEGIGDQHTRATMDQIVSDVHSLIGERMRPGILAIANDGQTTPGLGGAKVISALENWDFTCPTGLDGTDSENSPLSSDSGELLAASGCAAFHTLLIELRARIEDNENAPRGRAPSFAMYYSVVDPTQLVAGDVYWDNPGTPEPEVETKYQVMSEALQAAGAFLEGELGADETRWAWGRLHGLLLSADVSTFGILDYNNPPLNDPLFANDGGLFTVDVANPGINDFVQTAGASMRFVCEASAAGPTCTIQLPGGQSGDIDSPNYEDLLFPYLRNEPMPLVFDIDEAAANAVQTVNFR